A single Candidatus Thalassolituus haligoni DNA region contains:
- the recC gene encoding exodeoxyribonuclease V subunit gamma — MLKLYHSNDLDVLKGILLSLMQQNPPSPFEREAILVQSQGMAHWLKLNIAEGLGVSAQLEFPLPFSFIWQVFNRLRPDLPERSHFDKQLMVWKLMRLLPGLVAGADDDHPCKAIAHYLDNDEQGIKCYQLAQTIADVFDQYLVYRPDWLLAWEAGENQIEGADVSRHPWQPVVWRALVADSEQQGHSLAHRARLMEQLAELVRRYPERLADLPKRLFVFGIAALPGSYWQVLDAISSVVEVHFFLLNPCRNFWGDIVDDRRRLRILQRQPEAAAYLDRGNPLLASWGQLGRDFLTLVHDTELALDVEAWVDTDQSLDEMNLLQSVQHDILELQDRQQAAFTAEALQHSRFKQVVLPDDDSLKLVSAHSPLREVQRLHDQLLNWFSRHPELNPRDVVVMVPDIDAYAPYIDAVFASVDQSVGGNSLRIPWAIADQSILMENPLIETFLSLLGLAESRLTITEVQDWLDVAAIRGRFGIAQNELDTIKDWLARANIRWGLDGAQRGRLGLPVFEQNSWRKGLRQLLLGLMIPEILPGSQYTPGWQGDWPIAAVEGTGAELLGKLLGFVDGLEYWQHTLGQLTDPADWLTHLPALLDEFFCTDFSRADGISLAEQQQQAGSLQRVRDALMLWRQELEQSAVVAGSSTDTGTTASPSTPPSAADGGTDGGTDGGTDGGASAITLSGRVVRAWFNEQLGQQGGWQRFLAGPVNFCTLMPMRSIPFKVVCLLGMNDVDYPRRVPPVGFDLLASGQRRLGDRSRRDDDRYLFLEAVTSAQQHLYISFRGHGVRENNEQQPSVLVSELVDYICDSFCLSQQQSLPHQQSRSAMRQWLIEEIPLQPFGAGVYLPLDAHTTNSDSAANVSKSMSANRITGYHPLWAKVAGSHQPLSPSTAESDFLSSILPLPEELLPLHEGERVAIELTDIVSALNNNADFFLKRRLRANLTPYWQDHPAEEPFGLDHLERYLYRNDELDSQLGEQTIMAHEPESEPEPQAQNSRLERLQALGQLPVNALGQLTAQKLQASVLPLTEAVRLARETAAEAGADTTAIASRALVTPVELAADELVGLFAAGRLPASSPLCWQIEGELGHCVGSTLIRYRPGGIRGRQLLAAWLELVLARRVHGDAITHTLVLGLDSKKKVERHQLTAPSQQQAGEILAACVAFYLRGWCQPQPLLPDLLWQLVQAEEDEQADVVAKAAEQVFGELASVAMLRCFPPLADQLEQPVQRAEWLARFDWLVKPLVAHYRRLEDEQ, encoded by the coding sequence ATGCTCAAACTCTACCACTCCAATGATCTCGATGTTCTGAAAGGTATTTTGCTGTCGTTGATGCAGCAAAACCCGCCGTCGCCCTTCGAGCGGGAGGCGATTCTGGTGCAAAGTCAGGGTATGGCACATTGGCTCAAATTGAACATCGCCGAAGGTCTGGGGGTGTCAGCGCAGCTGGAGTTTCCGTTGCCGTTCAGTTTTATCTGGCAAGTGTTTAATCGGCTGCGGCCGGATCTGCCGGAACGCTCCCATTTTGACAAGCAATTGATGGTCTGGAAACTGATGCGCTTGCTGCCGGGCCTGGTTGCTGGCGCAGATGATGACCATCCGTGCAAGGCGATTGCCCATTATCTCGATAACGATGAGCAGGGCATCAAGTGTTATCAGCTGGCACAGACGATTGCCGATGTGTTTGACCAGTATCTGGTCTATCGGCCGGATTGGTTACTGGCTTGGGAGGCCGGTGAGAATCAGATCGAAGGTGCCGATGTCAGTCGCCATCCGTGGCAACCGGTGGTTTGGCGGGCACTGGTGGCTGATAGTGAGCAACAGGGTCACAGCCTGGCTCACCGGGCGCGGTTGATGGAGCAGTTGGCTGAGCTGGTCCGCCGTTATCCCGAACGGCTGGCCGATTTGCCAAAACGGCTGTTTGTATTCGGCATTGCGGCGTTGCCAGGCAGTTACTGGCAGGTGCTGGATGCTATTTCCAGTGTGGTGGAAGTGCACTTTTTTCTGCTTAATCCGTGCCGTAACTTCTGGGGCGATATTGTTGATGATCGACGTCGCTTACGAATTTTACAGCGCCAACCGGAAGCAGCGGCCTATCTCGATCGGGGCAATCCGCTACTGGCCAGCTGGGGTCAGTTGGGACGTGACTTTCTGACACTGGTGCATGATACCGAGCTGGCGTTGGATGTCGAAGCCTGGGTTGATACTGATCAGTCGTTAGATGAAATGAATCTGCTGCAATCCGTACAGCACGATATTCTCGAATTGCAGGATCGCCAACAGGCAGCATTTACTGCCGAGGCATTGCAGCACAGTCGTTTCAAACAGGTGGTGCTGCCGGATGACGACAGCCTCAAGCTGGTGTCGGCCCACAGCCCGCTACGTGAAGTGCAGCGATTACACGATCAGTTATTGAACTGGTTTAGTCGCCATCCAGAGTTGAACCCCCGTGATGTGGTGGTGATGGTGCCGGATATCGATGCGTACGCGCCTTATATCGATGCCGTGTTTGCCAGTGTCGATCAGTCCGTTGGTGGCAATAGTTTGCGAATCCCCTGGGCCATTGCCGACCAGTCGATATTGATGGAAAACCCGTTAATCGAAACCTTCTTGTCGTTATTGGGGTTGGCAGAAAGTCGCCTGACCATTACTGAGGTACAAGACTGGCTGGATGTGGCGGCCATTCGTGGCCGTTTTGGTATTGCCCAGAATGAGCTGGATACCATTAAGGACTGGCTGGCGCGAGCGAATATTCGCTGGGGTCTGGATGGCGCGCAGCGTGGCCGTCTTGGCTTGCCGGTGTTTGAACAAAACAGCTGGCGCAAGGGATTACGCCAGTTATTGCTGGGCTTGATGATTCCAGAAATATTGCCCGGTAGTCAGTACACACCAGGTTGGCAAGGTGACTGGCCGATTGCGGCGGTCGAAGGCACCGGTGCAGAATTACTTGGTAAATTGCTGGGTTTTGTCGATGGTCTGGAATACTGGCAGCATACCCTTGGCCAGTTAACAGATCCGGCCGATTGGTTAACCCACTTGCCAGCGCTGCTGGATGAGTTTTTTTGTACCGATTTCAGCCGCGCCGATGGCATCAGTTTGGCGGAGCAACAGCAGCAGGCCGGTTCGCTGCAACGGGTGCGCGATGCGCTGATGTTGTGGCGGCAGGAGCTGGAACAAAGCGCGGTGGTGGCGGGTTCGTCAACCGATACGGGTACAACTGCATCACCGTCAACCCCGCCGTCAGCTGCGGACGGTGGTACAGATGGTGGTACAGATGGTGGTACAGATGGTGGTGCCAGTGCCATCACCCTGTCCGGACGAGTGGTGCGGGCCTGGTTTAATGAACAATTAGGGCAGCAAGGTGGCTGGCAGCGTTTTCTGGCCGGGCCGGTGAATTTTTGTACGCTGATGCCGATGCGCTCGATTCCGTTCAAAGTCGTGTGCTTACTGGGGATGAACGACGTTGATTATCCCCGGCGGGTACCACCGGTCGGTTTTGATTTGCTGGCTTCTGGCCAACGCCGTCTCGGTGACCGCTCGCGCCGCGACGATGACCGTTATCTGTTTCTGGAAGCAGTGACTTCAGCGCAGCAACACTTGTACATCAGCTTTCGTGGCCATGGCGTGCGGGAGAACAACGAGCAACAGCCTTCGGTACTGGTCAGTGAACTGGTGGACTATATATGCGACAGCTTTTGCCTGTCGCAGCAGCAGTCATTACCGCATCAGCAGAGTCGCAGTGCCATGCGTCAGTGGCTGATTGAAGAAATACCGCTGCAACCTTTTGGCGCTGGCGTATATTTGCCGCTGGATGCCCATACCACCAATTCTGACTCCGCTGCCAATGTCAGCAAGTCGATGAGTGCCAATCGGATTACTGGCTACCATCCGCTGTGGGCCAAGGTGGCTGGCAGTCATCAACCGCTGTCACCATCAACCGCCGAAAGCGACTTTCTGTCCAGCATCTTGCCGCTACCCGAAGAATTGCTGCCGCTGCATGAGGGTGAGCGAGTGGCGATTGAGCTGACGGATATAGTCAGTGCGTTGAATAACAACGCGGATTTTTTTCTCAAGCGCCGCTTGCGCGCCAACCTGACGCCTTACTGGCAAGATCACCCGGCAGAAGAACCCTTTGGACTGGATCATCTGGAGCGCTACCTTTATCGCAATGATGAGCTGGACAGCCAGTTGGGAGAGCAGACAATCATGGCGCATGAACCGGAGTCAGAACCAGAGCCGCAAGCCCAAAACAGCCGCCTTGAGCGTCTGCAGGCGTTAGGCCAGTTGCCGGTGAACGCGTTGGGGCAACTGACGGCGCAAAAATTACAGGCTTCGGTGCTGCCTTTGACCGAGGCGGTACGGCTTGCCCGAGAGACCGCAGCAGAGGCTGGTGCAGATACAACGGCTATTGCCAGTCGAGCACTGGTAACACCGGTTGAACTGGCTGCTGATGAGCTGGTCGGTTTGTTTGCAGCTGGTCGGCTTCCCGCCAGTTCTCCCCTGTGCTGGCAAATCGAAGGTGAGCTGGGCCATTGTGTCGGGTCGACGTTGATCCGTTACCGACCCGGTGGTATTCGCGGCAGACAGCTATTGGCGGCCTGGCTGGAGCTGGTATTGGCGCGACGGGTTCATGGCGACGCCATTACCCATACGCTGGTGTTGGGCCTGGACAGTAAAAAGAAGGTCGAGAGACACCAATTGACGGCGCCGTCACAACAACAGGCCGGGGAAATTCTGGCGGCCTGCGTGGCATTTTATTTACGTGGCTGGTGCCAGCCTCAGCCATTGTTGCCGGATTTGCTCTGGCAATTGGTTCAGGCCGAAGAGGATGAGCAAGCGGATGTGGTGGCTAAAGCCGCCGAACAGGTATTCGGTGAATTGGCGTCGGTGGCTATGCTGCGGTGTTTCCCGCCGCTGGCTGATCAGCTGGAACAGCCAGTGCAACGAGCTGAGTGGCTGGCACGATTTGACTGGCTGGTGAAACCGCTGGTCGCACATTACCGTCGGCTGGAGGATGAGCAATGA